The Rhodobacter sp. genome segment GGGGAAAGGGCAGGGTCATGGCAGGATCTCCACCGGGTCGTCCAGGGCGATCTCGCCGCCCCGCGTCACGGTTGCGTAAACGCCGAAGTCGCGGTGCCCCCAACCCGATTCGAGTGCGGCCAGCGTGTCGCCCGCGGGGGCGCCGGTCTCGGGGTCGTGGGCGGTGGCGACGCAGCGGGTGATGCGTTGTTCGATGCGCAGGCGCGCGGGACCGATGGCGATCTCGTGGCCAATCCGGTCGAATTCGGTCCAGGCGGGCAGCCCGTCCAGCCACAGGTTGCCGCGGAACCGGTGTATGGACAGTGGCCGGCCCATCCGCCCGGCCAGCGCATCGAGCGACGCGAGGTTCAGGATCGCGATCCAGGGCCCCGGCACATCGGTCAGCGCGCCGCCGTCCCGGCGCGCGACCAGGGCGCGGGGGGCCGGGCGGTTGGCGGGCCAGAGCGGCCGCAGCCAATCGACCAGCGCGGGGCCGCAAGCGGGCAGGGTGCCGGCGAAGGGCGGGCGCGCGGGGTGGGTCAGGCGCAGGGCGCCCGTGGTCTCGTCAAAGGTGGCGCGGATCGCTTGCAGATGCCCCTCGGCGGCGCCCCGGACAAAGTTCATCTTGGGCACCCAGCCATCCGGCGCGGCGTCGAAACCGGCGGCTTCGGTGGCGATCGCGTAGAGGCGGTCAAAGGGCAACGGGCGGCCCTCTGTCAGGGCCGCCCGGGTCACGGTCTGGAACCCGGCGGATTTCACCGGGTGCCGCACGATATGGGCCAGTCGGGCGCCGCTCACTTGGCCTTGCCGCCCTTATTGCCGCCTTTTGGCACTTTCAACGACGCCCGGATGTTGCCGAAAATGTCGGGCCGCGAGCCATGCGCCGTCATGATCAGATATTGCTGGGTAAAGGTGATGATGTTGTTGCCGATCCAGTACATCAGCAGCCCCGAGGCAAAGCCGCCCATCACGAACATGAACACCAGCGGCATCCAGTTGAAGATGGTCGCCTGCATCGGGTCCGCCGGCGCCGGGTTCAGGCGCATCTGGAACCACATCGATGTGCCGAACAACAGCGGCAGCAGACCCAGGAACACCGTCGCCAGCATCGTGCCGGTCTCGGGCGCGGCCCAGGGCATCAGGCCAAAGAGGTTGTAGAGCGAGGTCGGGTCCGGGGCCGACAGGTCGTTGAACACCCAGAACCACGGCGCCTGCCTGAGTTCGATGGTGACGAAGATCACCTTGTAGAGCGAGAAGAAGATCGGGATCTGCAACATGATCGGCAGGCAACCGGCGGCCGGATTCACCTTGCGGTCCCGGTAGAGCGCCATCATCTCCTGTTGCAGTTTCTGCCGGTCCTCGCCCGCGCGTTCCTTGATCGCCTGCATTTCGGGCTGGAGTTCCTTCATCCGCGCCATCGAGACATAGGATTTCCAGGCGAGCGGCAGCAGCAGCGCCTTCAGCGTCAAGGTCAGCGCCAGGATCGCCCAGCCCATGTTCCCGATCAGCCCGTGATAGAAGTTCAGCACCAGGAAGATCGGCTTGGTCAGGAAGAAGAACCAGCCCCAGTCGATCGCATCCACGAAGCGGTCGATGTGCAGGCTTTCCGCGTAGCCGGTCAGCGTGGCGTATTCCTTGGCGCCGGTGAACAGCATCGACTGCGCCGTCGCGGTCTGGCCCGGTTCGACCGTGACGGTGGGCTGGCGCAGGCTGGCCTGGTAAATCTCGGAGCCCGGCACATACTGGCCGACACCCGCCGCCGGATTGCCCGGCGTCGCCACCAGCGCGGCCATGAAGTATTTCGAGGTGAAGCCGATCCAGGCGTTCTCGGTCGCGTCGGCCTCGCGCGCGGGGGTCCGCTCGCGGTCGCTGACGGGATAGTCGCGCATGGTCTTGTAGCTGTCCTCGATGAGGGCGCCATCGGCCATCTGCACCAGACCCTCATGCGAGATGTAGTAGCGTTGCATGTCCGGTGGCACATCATGTTGCGCCAGAATGCTGTAGGGGTCCAGCTGCACCGGGGTGTCGCCGGTGTTCTCTACCGTCTGGGTCACGGTGAACATGTAGCCGTCGTCCACCGCGATCTCACGGGTGAAGATCAGCCCGGCGCCGTTGTCCCAGCGCAGCGTCACCGGCGTCTCGGGGGTCAGCGCGTTGGTGCCGACCTGTTGCCAGGGGGTCGCGGGGCCGGGGACATGGTCGTAATCCAGCGCACCGCGCGGGCTCCAGCCGAACAGGGCGTAGAAGGGGTGGCGCGCGCCGCCGTTGGGATTCAGCAGGTGCACAAGCTCGCTGCCGGGGGCCACGGTCTCGCGGTAGTCGCGCAGCTGCATGTCGTCAAAGCGGCCGCCGGTCAGCGCCAGCGATCCAGTCAGGCGCGGCGTATCGATGGCGATCCGTGCCGTGGCTTCCAAAGGCTGCGCCAGGGTCGCGTCGCCGCTGGCCGGGGTCGTCGTCTCGGCCGAGGGCGGGGGGATCAGTTCGCTTTGCGCGACGGTGTCGGCGGGATCGGGCTGTGGCGGCGGGAACAGCGCGAACCAGCCCATGATGACCGCGAGGCTCAGGGCAAAGGCGAGGATCAGGTTCTTTGTTTGATCGTCCATCGGGGCTTTCCGGGCGCGATTTCGGTGCTGCGCCGGTTCAACAGGCCCTGCCCGCAAAGGTCAAGCGGATTCCCCCGGGGCGCGGCGTGACGGGCGGGGAATTTTCCCGTCCCGGGGCGTCCGGCCGCGCCGCCCGGGGTGGGCGGGGCCCCGCGCGGGCCGACCGGTCCTTGCCAGGGAGCTCAGCCGGCGGTGCCATCGGCGGCGCGCGCGGCGTCGGTGTCCTCGCACCAGGGCTCGCCGCGTTCCAGGGCCTCGGTATGGGCGCGCAACCATGCCGGCAGGTCCTGGGCCGGCATCGGGCGGGCGATGGCGAACCCTTGCAGATGGTCGCAGCCCATCTGCGCCAGCAGAACCTGCTCGCCCGCGCTTTCGACCCCCTCGGCCAGGGTGGCGATGCCCAGGCGCTCGGCCATTGACAGGATGGCCGCGACCATGCGCTGCTGGTCGGGGTCGCGGTGCAGATTGGTGACAAAAGAGCGGTCGATCTTGATCCGGCCGACGGCAAAGCGGCGAATATGGGCGATCGAGGCATGGCCGGTGCCAAAATCGTCCAGATCGATGCCGCAGCCCATCGCCGCCAGGCGGGCAATGGTGCGCACGGCGACGTCGTCGTCGCCTTCGGCGATCACGGTCTCCAGGATTTCCAAGGACAGCCGCTCGGGCGCCAGGTCGCGGCGGTCCAGTTCCCAGCCGATCTCGTCGGCCAGGCGCGGGTTGCGCAATTCCTCGGCCGACAGGTTGACCGAGACGCTGGGCACGGCGTGCCCCCCGCGATCGAGCGAGACGAGCAGGTCGAGCGCGTCGCGCAGCATCCGTTCGGCCAGCAGGGGCGACAGGCCGGCGGATTCGATTTGCGGCAGGAATTCACCCGGAGAGATCAGGCCGCGTTGCGGATGCTGCCAGCGCGCCAGCGCCTCGAACCCGCTGACCTGGCCGGTGTCGGTGCGGATCTGGGGCTGGAAATAGGCGCGGATCTCGCCATCGGTCAGGGCGCGTCGCAGCGCGCCCAGATGATCGGCGTTCAGCGTGGCGGGGAAATCGACGACCGAATAGCTGCTCAGACCGCCGGGTCCCGCGCGGCGGGCCTTTTCCGCGGCGACCTCGGCCGCTTGCAGCATGTCCAGGCCGTTGAGGCTGGCCGCGCGCGCGCTGGTCGCAAAGCCGATGGACACGCTGGGCCACAGCGTCAGGTGATCGCCACGAACGGGTTGGGCCAACCGGGTCTGAACGCGCTGGGCGATCGCCAGAACCCCGCCAAGGTCGAGAGCGCGCTGCGGAAACAGGGCGATGCCGAACCCGTCGCCGTCCAGCGCGCAGAACACGTCCTGGTCGCGCAACGCCCGGCCCAACCGGTCGCCCAGTTCCTGCGACAACAGCGCAAAGGCCGCGTCGCCATGCAGCCGGCGCACCCGGTCGGCATCGTCGATCCGCACCGCCAGAGCGGCGCCCCGCGCGCCGTCACCCGGTTGCGCCAGCGCCGCCAGCACCGCCGCACGGTCCAGGAACGGGGCCTGGCCCCCGCCGGCGGGAACCCGTCCCCGGGGGGTGCGGACCACCGCCCACAGCAGCGCGGCCTGCACCACGATCAGCGACGTGACGGTCCAGCCCGGCAGCGTTGTCGTGGCCAGGATCGTCGAGGGCGCCAGCACGGCGCAGGCCGTCAGCAGCCGTCCGATCCCCGGTCGCCGCCCGAGCCAGCCATTCACAAACCCCATGAGCCCATTCCCTTGCCGCCGGAACCCATCCGGTCGGGACAGGCTGGGCGGCCGAGGTGAGCGAAGCCTTAACGCAGCAGCGGGATTTCGTTCGAATTGTCGCGATCGGGGGCGTCGGGGGTGTCGAGCCGCGCCGCCCGCGGCCTGAGACCGGCGAAATCGAACAGCGCAGGGTCCACCAGATGCGAGGGGCGCACGTTCATCAGCGCCTTGAACATCACGTTGCGCCGGCCGGGGGTGCGGCGTTCCCATTCGTCCAGCAGCGCCTTGACCTGCATCCGCTGCAACCCGTCCTGCGAGCCGCACAGATCGCAGGGGATGACCGGATAGCCCATGGCGCGCGCGAATTTCTCGCAATCGGCCTCGGCCACCAGGGCCAGGGGGCGCAGCACCGCCAGGTCTCCGTCCTCGTTCACCAGCTTGGGCGGCATGGTGGCCAGGCGCCCGCCATGGAACAGGTTCATGAAGAAGGTTTCCAGCATGTCGTCGCGGTGGTGGCCCAGGACCACGGCCGCGCAGCCTTCCTCGCGCGCGATGCGATACAGGTTGCCGCGCCGCAGTCGCGAGCATAGCGAACAATAGGTGCGGCCTTGCGGGATCTTGTCCACGACCACCGAATAGGTGTCCTGGTATTCGATCCGGTGGGGCACACCCATGCGGGTCAGGAACTCGGGCAGGACGGTGGCGGGAAAGCCGGGCTGGCCCTGATCCAGGTTGCACGCCAGCAGATCGACGGGCAAAAGGCCGCGCCATTTCAATTCGTGCAGGATGGCCAGCAAGGTGTAGCTGTCCTTGCCGCCCGACAGGCAGACCAGCCAGCGGTCGCCGGGGCGCACCATGCCGAAGGTGTCGATCGCCTCGCGCACCTGCTGGACCAGACGCTTGCGCAGCTTGCGGAATTCGGTCGTCTTGGGCGCGCCGTGGAACAGCGCGTGGATGTCGTCGCCGGGAAGATCGTCTGCATCGTCGCGCATGGGCCGGGCCCTCCTGCGGGTTGCCATAGGGGGTTTCCTTTGCCATCGTCAAGCCATCGGCAACCGGGGCGGGCGATGGACCAGGAACAGACCGAAGAGTTGCTTGTGGACCTCAGCGCCAGCCGCTTTTCGGTTGCCTTCTCGACCCTGTTCTTCGGCTTTGGCATCGCCGCCGGGTTCCTGCTGGCGTTTTCGGGGCTGGGCTTTCTGCAAGACAGCGCGGGCATCATCGCCGGCGTGTTTCTGGTGGCGCTGTGCGTCCTGGCGCTGGCGGGGCTGGCGCTGTATCTGCTGCGCGACCGGCTGCTATCGCGACTGTTCGGCATCGCCCGGGCGCAGGTCGAACTGATCGCGACCCCGCTTGCCGATGTCGCCCAGGGCGCTGCCCGGCGCGACCCCGAGCACGCCGCGCAATCCGCCCGGCGGCTGATCCAGGTGGCGATGGCGCGCTATGCCTGGCTGGCGACGCGGCGCTGGATCATGACCTCGCTGACGGCGCTGATCGCAGCCATGGCGGCGCTGGCGGGCACCGCGCTGCTGTTCAAGCAAAACGACCTGATCGCGCAGCAGATTGTGCTGCTTTCGGTGCAAAACGACCGGATCACGCAGCAGAACGCGATGCTGGAGCAGCAGACCGAACTGGCCGAGGCCGCCCGCAACGCCGCGCTGGCGGTCGAGGTGACGGCGGTCGCGGGGCTGCTGGGCGAGGCGGTGGATCGCGCGATGGGCCCTGTCGAGCAGCGCGGCCCGATGGCCATCGTGCCTGTGCTGCACCCTGAAACCGACCTGGCGCGCAGCGTCGTGTTCCGGCTCATCGCCGTGTCGCAGGCGCTCAGGCCGTATCGGTTTCTGGACCCGGGCTACCACCAGGCGGATGAAAGCGATCTGGTGCATCAGGCGATGCGGGCCCGTCGCCAGGCCATGCCCCTGACCTATGCCCGCATGGCCGAGACGAACGGCTGGGTCGATTCCGACGGCCCGCCGCATCTGGTGGATCGCCCCGCCAGCCCCGAACGCGGCCAGTTGCTGCGCGTGATGCTGGTCAACGGCTTGCGCGAGACCGAGGTGCTCAGCTTCTACGGGCTCGATCTGAGTTTCGCCTCGGCGCAGGGGTTGACCATCGGATCGGCGACGATGCAGAACGCCGATCTGGCCTATGCGGATCTGTCCTATGGGCAAATGGTCGAGACCGACTTTCGCGGCGCCAATCTGGCCAACCTGCGGTTCCGGCACGGTCAGGTGCTGCGCAGCCGCCTGGGCCGCCTGCCCGCGGCCGATGTGCGCGCGCCCTTCACCCGAGAGCCGGGCGGGTATGACACGCGCCTGATCGGCGCCGATTTCACCGATGCCTTGATCGAGGATAGCGAATTCCGGGGGGCGAACGCGATGGCGGCACAGTTCGACCGGGCGCTGGTGATCGCGGCGGATTTCCGCGAGGCGACGCTGGCCGGCGCCAGTTTCGCGGACGCCGTGCTGATCGCGCCGCAGTGGCAGGGCGCGGTGCTGCTGTCGGTCGATCTGGACGGGGCGGTGGTGATCGGGGACGATCCGCTGGCCGCGTTGGCCGCCCAGGCCGCGCCCGACAGCTTTGTCGCCGACCGGTATCGCGCGGAACCCGTCAACCTGGACGAGGTCCTGCAAGCGCATGACTGGGCCGACGACGATCGCGCGCGCCGCATCCAGGGGCTGGTGGGCGACCAGCCTGCCTGGCGGCTGGTCCGTCTCGGCGCGTTTCAGTGACGGTGTTCGCGGTCATAGGCGGGGTCGGCGCCGGGCACAGGGTCATAGCCATGCCCACCCAGGGGATGACACCGGGCGACCCGTTTCGCCGCCAGCCATGTGCCCTTCAGCGCGCCGTGCCGTTCCAGCGCCTCCATCGCATAGGCTGAACAGGTGGGCTGGTAGCGGCAGCCATGCCCGACCCAGGGGCTGAGCAGCAGCCGATAGGCGCGAACGGGCAGCGCGACCACCCAGGCGGCGGCGGTCATCTTGGGGCGGGGGGATGGCGGCATGGAAACCTCGGTCTGACAGGGCGGATGTGGCGCCACGAGGGGCCCGGCGCAAGGGCCTGCGTCACCGCGTCAGCCATTCGGCCAGATCCGCGATCTGGTGTGGGGCGAACACCGCGATGCCGTGATCGCGCAGCACCTGCGCGGTCACCCCCGCGCCGGGCACCCTTTGGCCGGCATGGTGCCCGTCGTAGACCCGTGTGCTGCCGCAAGACGGGCTGCCATCGGTCAGCAGCGCGGCGCCGCAGCCGCGGTCCTGCGCGACCTGCAACGCGAACCGCGCCCCGGCGACAAAGGCGCGGGTCACATCGTCGCCGGTCGCGCCCAGCACCCGGCCGCGCCCGGCCAGCACATCGCGGGCGGTGGTGCCGGGCGCGATCTCGGCGGGGGCGCGCGGGGTGGGCAGGCCGGCGGCGACCTCAGGGCAGAGTGGCACCAGCCAGCCCTGCGCCTGCCAGGTCGCAAGCAACCGGTCGTGCATAGGTTTCGCCCGCCCGTCGTAGCGGACAGGCTGACCCAGCAGACAGGCACTGACCAGAATGCGCGGCATGGCGCGGATCCTAGAGCGGGGCCCGCGCCGGGTAAAGGTGGACGCGGCCCCGGGCCCGGATTAGCCTGACCGGTGCTGGAGGGACGCATGACACGACATATCCTCATCACCGGCGGATCGCGCGGGATCGGACGGGCCACGGCGCTGCTGGCGGCGGCGCGCGGCTGGCGGGTGAGCATCGGCTACCACGGCAACGCCGAGGCCGCGCGCGCGGTCGCCGCGCAGACCGGCGGCCCGGCGCTGGCGGGCGACGTCTGCGACCCCGGGGCGGTGGCGGCCGTGTTCGACGCGGCCGAGGCCGCGCAGGGGCCGCTGGACGCGGTGGTGGTCAACGCCGGGGTCGTCGCCCCCGCCATGCCGTTGGCCGAGATGTCCGACGACCGCCTGCGCCGGGTCATCGACACCAACCTGATGGGCGCGCTCTATTGCGCGCGCGAGGCCGCGCGCCGCCTGCCGCGTCCCCGGGACGTCGAGCCGGGCGCGCTGGTGCTGCTGTCCTCGATCGCGGCGAGCCTGGGCGCGCCGAACGAATACGTCGATTATGCCGCCGCCAAGGGTGCGGTGGACACGTTGACCCGGGGCCTGGCCAAGGAACTCGCGGCCGGGAACGTGCGCGTCAACGCGGTGCGCCCCGGGTTGATCGACACCGAGATCCATGCCTCGGGCGGGCGGCCGGACCGCGCGCAGGCGCTGGCGCCTCTGGTGCCGATGGGCCGCCCGGGCCGGGCCGAGGAAGTCGCCGAGGCGGTGCTGTGGCTGTGCGGGCCGGGGGCGTCCTATACCTCGGGCGCGGTGCTGGACGTGGGGGGCGGACGATGAGGGCGCCGCCGCTTCCCGTGCTGGCCTCGGCCGAGGCGCGCGCCTTTCTGGCGCAACCGATCCCCGAGGCGGTCTTTCGCCACGCGCCGCAGTCGCCGGACGAATGGCGGGCCCTGATCGACCGCTTCAATGCGCTGCGGGCAGACGCGGTCGAAACCCTGCGCGCGCTGCTGCCCGTGCGCATCGACACGGTGACGATCTCCGGTGTTCCCTGCCGCGTGCTGACGCCCGAGGGCGCGCCCGACGCGCCCGACGCCCCCGTGGTGGTCGAATTCCATGGCGGGGCCTATGTGCTCTATGCCGGACTGTCCGGGCTGGGCCGGGCGCTGAAGTTCGCGCTGGCCTCGGGGCTGCGGGTGATCGCGGTGGATTACAGGATGCCGCCCGCCGCGCCCTATCCCGCCGCGCTGGAGGATGCGCTGGCGGTCTATCGCGCCGTTCTGGCGGACAAACCGGCGCGGCGGGTGGCCGTCTACGGGACCTCGGCCGGGGGGAATCTGGCGGCCGCGATGATGGTCGCGGCGCGTGCCGAAGGGCTGGCCATGCCCGCCGCCGCGGTGCTGAACACGCCCTGGATGGACCTGACCGACGCCGGCGACAGCCTGGGCCTGTTCGACGGCATCGACCCGGCGCTGGTCACCTATCACGGGCTGGTGCGCGCCGCCGCCGCGCTTTACGCCGACGGCCTTGCGCTGGACGATCCGCGGCTTTCGCCCATCCACGCCGACTTGGGCGGTTTCCCGCCCGCGCAGATCATCACCGGCACGCGCGACCTGTTGCTCAGCGATGCCACGCGGCTGCACATGCGCCTGCTGGATCTGGGCCGCGAAAGCGAGCTCAGGGTCTATGAGGGGATGTGGCACGCCTTTGCCGATATCCCCGAGGAGGCGCAGGTCTATGACGCGATGACCCGCTTCCTGCGCGCGCGCCTGGGCTGAGGGTCAGGCGCGGCGGCGCTTGTCGGGGGTCGGTGCGGCCGTGGCCAGGGTCGCGCGGATCGTGTCGGCGGTGCGCAGATAGTGGTCGCGCAGCAAGGCGACGGCCTGTTCGGGCGTGCGCGCCAGCGTGGCGTCGGCCAGGGCCTTGTGCTCGGCCTCGATGTCGCGAGTGCGCGGCCCGGTCGAGGCCAGCAGAACCGGAAGCCGGTAGCGTTCGGTCGCATGATAGAGCCGCTCGAAGAAATCGAGCATCCAGTCCGACCCGCAGGCCGCCAGCAGGGCGCGGTGAAAGGCGTGGTGACGCGCTTCCAGTTCCCAAAGGTCGGCGTCGGGGCCGCTGCGGTCGGCTTGCAGTTTCAGCGCATAGAGGGCGGCCACGATCGCCGCCGCCCAATCGTCGCCGCCCCGGGCGATCGACAGGCGCAGGGCCTCGGTCTCGATCAGCAGGCGTGTGGCCAGCGCGTCCTCGAATTCCGCCAGCGACAGCGGCGCCACGCGGAACCCGCGCAGCGTTTCCGAGGTGACCAGACGTTCCGCACCCAGCCGGTTCAGCGCCTCGCGCAGGGGCGAGAACCCCATGCCGTAGCGTTCCGCCAGATCGGCCAACCGCAGGGGGCTGCCGGGGGCAAAGGCGCCGCGAACGATGTCGTGGCGCAACCCGTGATAGGCTTTTTCCGCGAGGGTCATGGCTGGGGTCCTTTCCTGGTTCGATCCTAGGCAATGCCCCGCAGTGCTGCAATCCGAATATTTTCGAAGATTATTATTGTTGTCGAAACGATCCTGGGTCAGACTGGACGCACCATCGAACCGGAGGGGGCATCATGGCCAAGCCGAGAGAGAACTACCGCGAAGATGTCGCGGGCCGCGCCAATGTCGAGGATACGCCGGAACTTCTGGCCTATTACGACGAACTGGACACCTATAACGCCGGCGCCCTGTGGACCGTCGCGAACAAGATCGAACCGTGGGAGCCGAAATCCGATTCGGTCCCGGTGCTGTGGCGCTACCGCGACTTGCGGTCCCATGTGCTGCGCTCGGTCGATCTGGTGACGCCGGAAAAGGCCGGGCGCCGGGTGATCTATCTGAACAACCCGGGGCGCACCGATGTCGCAGCGGCGGTCGGCTGGATCTATGCCGGGCTTCAGGTCATGCATCCGGGCGAGCGGGCCTCGGCGCACCGCCATTCGGCCAGCGCGGTCCGCTTCATCATGGAAGGTTCGGGTGCCTATACCGTGGTCGATGGCCACAAGATGACGCTGGGCGCCAATGATTTCGTGCTGACGCCGAACGGCACCTGGCACGAACATGCGGTCGAATCCTCGGGCACCCCCTGCATCTGGCAGGACGGGCTGGACATCCCGCTGGTCAACGCGCTCGAGGCGAATTTCTACGAGGTCCACCCGGACCTCAGCCAGGCCGTGACCTATGCCGTGGACGACATGACCAAGACCTGGGGCAATCCGGGCCTCACCCCGAACGGCGGCAACTGGAGCAAGGGCTATAGCCCGATGTTCAAATACGAATGGGCGCCGACCTATGAGGCGCTGGGCCGCTACGCGGAATGCACCGACGGCAGCCCCTTTGACGGCGTGCTGATGGAGTATGTGAACCCCGCCAGCAACGGGCCCGTGATGAAGACCATGGGCGCCTCGATGCAGATGCTGCGGCCGGGCGAACGGACCCGCGCGCACCGCCATACCGGCAGCTATCTCTACCACGTCTCGAAAGGGCGGGGGCATTCGATCATCAACGGCCAACGCTTCGACTGGCAGGAACGCGACATCTTCTGCGTGCCGTCGTGGGCCTGGCACGAACATGCGAATGCCTCGGACACCGAGGACGCCTGCCTGTTCTGCCTGAACGACCTGCCGGTGATGCGTTCGCTGGGGCTATACCGCGAGGAAGCCTTCGGCGATAACGGGGGGCATCAGCCCGTGGTGGCCTGAGCCGGGGTTTCGACTGTCCATGCCCTTCGATCTGACACACGCCGACCTGGCGGACCTGGCGTTGCTCGCCGGGCCGGTGCTGGTCGCCGTGATGGTGGTGGTCCTCTGGCGCCGGGCGCGGCAGAGGTCCGCCCGGCGCTGGGCGGTTCTGGACGGCTCGAACATCCTCTATTGGCAGGACGGCACGCCGCGCCTCGATCCCGTGCGCGAGGTGCTGCGCGTGATGACCGCCGCCGGCTACGATTGCTGCGTGGTCTTTGACGCCAACGCCGGGCACCTGCTGTTCGGCCGCTACGGCCGCGACAGCGATTTCAGCGCCCGGCTGGGGGTGGCCAGGGACCGGGTGATGGTCGTGCCCAGGGGCGAGCCCGCCGATCCCTTCATCCTGACCGCCGCGCGCGACGCGAATGCGGTGGTCGTGACCAACGACCGGTATCGCGACTGGAGCGCGCAGTTTCCGGAAATCCACCGCAAGAACCTGCTCGTCAAGGGTGGCTTTGACGGCGGTTCGCTTTGGCTGGGCCTGCCCGATCCGGCAGCGACGGCCTGACACTTTATCAAGGAGTCCTTCATGAAACTTGTAACCTATCGCCTGGGCGTCGAGGCGGGTGCCCGTCTGGGTGTGATCGTGGACGACCTGTGCGTCGATGTGGCCGACCTGGGCCTGGCCTGCGGCGAGGACCTGCCCGACACCATGTTGGGCCTGATCGACGCCGGCCGCCCCGGCCTGTCCGCGCTGCGCGCCTGTCTCGATGAAGTGGGCGCCGACATTCCCGTGGGCTGCGCGACCGCGCTGTCCAACGTGACCCTGCTGGCGCCGATCCCGCGGCCGCGAAAGAACATCTTTGGCATCGGGTTGAACTATCTGGACCATGTCGCCGAAAGCGCGCAGGCGCTGGACACCGCGGCCGATCTGCCCAAGCAGCCGGTGATCTTCTCGAAGCCGCCGACCGCGGTGATCGGGCCGGGCCAGCCGATCCCGCACGACGCCGAGATCACCCAGCAACTGGACTGGGAGGTCGAGCTGGCGGCGATCATCGGCACCACCGCCCGCCGCGTCAGCCGCACCGAGGCGCTGGGCTACGTCTTTGGCTATTCGGTGATGATCGACGTCTCGGCGCGCGACAACCGCCGGGCCGGGCAGTGGATCGTGTCCAAGGGGATGGACGGGTTCGCGCCCTTTGGCCCCTGCATCGTCACCGCCGACGATATCCCGAACCCGCAGGACCTGGACCTGTGGCTGACGGTGAACGGCGTCGAGAAGCAGCGATCCAACACCGCCAAGATGCTGTTCAAGGTCGATGAACTGATCGCCGACATCAGCCGCGTCATCACGCTGGAACCCGGCGACATCATTGCCACCGGCACGCCCGAGGGCGTGGGCGCCGGCCGCAAGCCGCAGGAATGGCTGTGGCCCGGCGACGTGGTGGTGGCAACGGTCGAGGGGATCGGGTCGATTCGCCACCCGGTCGTCAACGTGACCCCGGCCTGACGGATGCGCTACGATCTGGATCAGGTGCCGACGCCCATCGCCTACAAGCTGCTGGCGGCGACCGTGGTGCCCAGGCCCATCGCCTGGGTCGTCACCCGGGGCGCGCAGGGCGTGAACGCG includes the following:
- a CDS encoding alpha/beta hydrolase fold domain-containing protein, whose amino-acid sequence is MRAPPLPVLASAEARAFLAQPIPEAVFRHAPQSPDEWRALIDRFNALRADAVETLRALLPVRIDTVTISGVPCRVLTPEGAPDAPDAPVVVEFHGGAYVLYAGLSGLGRALKFALASGLRVIAVDYRMPPAAPYPAALEDALAVYRAVLADKPARRVAVYGTSAGGNLAAAMMVAARAEGLAMPAAAVLNTPWMDLTDAGDSLGLFDGIDPALVTYHGLVRAAAALYADGLALDDPRLSPIHADLGGFPPAQIITGTRDLLLSDATRLHMRLLDLGRESELRVYEGMWHAFADIPEEAQVYDAMTRFLRARLG
- a CDS encoding cupin domain-containing protein, producing the protein MAKPRENYREDVAGRANVEDTPELLAYYDELDTYNAGALWTVANKIEPWEPKSDSVPVLWRYRDLRSHVLRSVDLVTPEKAGRRVIYLNNPGRTDVAAAVGWIYAGLQVMHPGERASAHRHSASAVRFIMEGSGAYTVVDGHKMTLGANDFVLTPNGTWHEHAVESSGTPCIWQDGLDIPLVNALEANFYEVHPDLSQAVTYAVDDMTKTWGNPGLTPNGGNWSKGYSPMFKYEWAPTYEALGRYAECTDGSPFDGVLMEYVNPASNGPVMKTMGASMQMLRPGERTRAHRHTGSYLYHVSKGRGHSIINGQRFDWQERDIFCVPSWAWHEHANASDTEDACLFCLNDLPVMRSLGLYREEAFGDNGGHQPVVA
- a CDS encoding fumarylacetoacetate hydrolase family protein — translated: MKLVTYRLGVEAGARLGVIVDDLCVDVADLGLACGEDLPDTMLGLIDAGRPGLSALRACLDEVGADIPVGCATALSNVTLLAPIPRPRKNIFGIGLNYLDHVAESAQALDTAADLPKQPVIFSKPPTAVIGPGQPIPHDAEITQQLDWEVELAAIIGTTARRVSRTEALGYVFGYSVMIDVSARDNRRAGQWIVSKGMDGFAPFGPCIVTADDIPNPQDLDLWLTVNGVEKQRSNTAKMLFKVDELIADISRVITLEPGDIIATGTPEGVGAGRKPQEWLWPGDVVVATVEGIGSIRHPVVNVTPA
- a CDS encoding FCD domain-containing protein, translated to MTLAEKAYHGLRHDIVRGAFAPGSPLRLADLAERYGMGFSPLREALNRLGAERLVTSETLRGFRVAPLSLAEFEDALATRLLIETEALRLSIARGGDDWAAAIVAALYALKLQADRSGPDADLWELEARHHAFHRALLAACGSDWMLDFFERLYHATERYRLPVLLASTGPRTRDIEAEHKALADATLARTPEQAVALLRDHYLRTADTIRATLATAAPTPDKRRRA
- a CDS encoding SDR family oxidoreductase codes for the protein MTRHILITGGSRGIGRATALLAAARGWRVSIGYHGNAEAARAVAAQTGGPALAGDVCDPGAVAAVFDAAEAAQGPLDAVVVNAGVVAPAMPLAEMSDDRLRRVIDTNLMGALYCAREAARRLPRPRDVEPGALVLLSSIAASLGAPNEYVDYAAAKGAVDTLTRGLAKELAAGNVRVNAVRPGLIDTEIHASGGRPDRAQALAPLVPMGRPGRAEEVAEAVLWLCGPGASYTSGAVLDVGGGR